In Candidatus Nomurabacteria bacterium, the following proteins share a genomic window:
- a CDS encoding helix-hairpin-helix domain-containing protein, producing MSEIVDLHIRIKKLLVERIYESFFLIFVVGSVLGYAVGARIDKCDLPDENAIEVVDEEKPEADVSVTMEVPVPIVNDPDRSSGLVNDIQLESVCADIAGAIAKPGVYCLDQGSMVIDIVKEAGGFSSSVADSYVARIMNLSQQVRANSKIYIPYEEEVKCDLLELTLKNVRTDEVLPNVGSTGETTEPLPEQTDEQNQNSDVSAPSCIDLNSASISELIEIDGIGESTAQKIIDARPFVSVEGLLDVSGIGDAKYAQMKDSFCPI from the coding sequence ATGAGTGAAATAGTTGATCTACACATTAGAATAAAAAAACTGTTGGTTGAGAGGATCTATGAGAGCTTCTTTCTGATCTTTGTTGTGGGATCGGTTCTTGGGTATGCTGTCGGAGCTAGGATCGATAAGTGTGATCTGCCCGATGAAAATGCTATAGAAGTGGTTGATGAGGAGAAGCCAGAAGCTGATGTTTCAGTCACAATGGAGGTGCCGGTACCGATCGTGAACGATCCAGATAGGTCTTCTGGGTTAGTAAATGATATACAACTGGAGTCCGTCTGTGCCGATATTGCAGGAGCAATAGCCAAGCCAGGAGTATATTGTTTGGACCAAGGGAGTATGGTTATAGATATTGTTAAAGAAGCAGGAGGATTTTCAAGTAGTGTTGCAGACTCATATGTTGCAAGGATAATGAATCTGTCTCAGCAGGTTAGGGCAAATTCTAAGATCTATATACCGTATGAAGAGGAGGTGAAGTGCGATCTGCTAGAACTTACACTAAAGAATGTTCGGACAGATGAAGTATTACCAAATGTCGGATCTACTGGTGAAACCACTGAGCCACTACCTGAGCAAACAGATGAGCAGAATCAAAACTCAGATGTATCCGCACCATCTTGTATAGATCTAAATAGTGCCAGTATATCCGAACTCATAGAGATAGATGGAATAGGTGAGTCTACCGCTCAAAAGATCATTGATGCACGACCATTTGTGAGTGTTGAAGGATTGTTGGATGTTTCGGGTATAGGAGATGCTAAATATGCTCAGATGAAAGATAGTTTCTGTCCGATATGA